Proteins encoded by one window of Misgurnus anguillicaudatus chromosome 4, ASM2758022v2, whole genome shotgun sequence:
- the LOC129421116 gene encoding E3 SUMO-protein ligase ZBED1-like, with amino-acid sequence MLRRATFVHNSTRRRYSPYGRADRQWGHSESVQNLKKAEWDRVVQQHPVLGLIISGLLPHTFVGEPGFLQFFQSIKYNCLPTNFILSNLKTLHIISTGFVQDQLERVNNVALSCELWKTTTNKTYMTTTCHLIDDAWTQMSFVLETTPLPEAYTPKNVVVQLLKIAQKWKIKSKIKVVITNVDGIKREIKNCGWEYIPCFAHTLDVVFRATLEASSDWKELAQRCCCIAQYFSQNVEAQAQLKEAQTKLWLSPDNLIESNADRWLSTLKMLERITEQHKAIREVLISSNNDLFLTESENEDIKKAIACLKVFQGVMTAADTAKRYHLLSNVIPQVEDMKQKLSELELSGNEFAKELAESFIHFGEIKENDWLTLSTALDVRYRDNVLSDRVNLTCIKIKIRGEMLETRVSLRQPNNLDEALNRYLNKEILRRDWDPHAFWKFPKDEDWHLSEVARKYLTAVSTAMPADVAFDTEKASLVASRRSSLDPQHLNMMLFLNGNSFELSATKSREGEIYNLFEVLNI; translated from the exons ATGTTG CGAAGAGCAACATTTGTTCATAACTCAACAAGACGCAGATACTCTCCATATGGACGTGCGGATAGACAATGGGGCCATTCAGAAAGTG TGCAAAACCTGAAAAAGGCTGAATGGGATAGAG TTGTTCAGCAGCATCCCGTGCTAGGTCTGATTATTTCTGGTCTGCTTCCACATACCTTTGTTGGAGAGCCTGGCTTTTTACAATTTTTCCAATCTATAAAGTATAATTGTTTACCAACTAACTTTATACTCTCAAATCTTAAAACATTGCACATAATATCAACAGGATTTGTGCAAGACCAACTTGAAAGAGTGAATAATGTCGCACTGTCGTGTGAATTATGGAAAACCACTACAAACAAAACGTATATGACTACTACTTGTCACCTGATCGATGACGCATGGACTCAAATGTCATTTGTTTTGGAAACCACACCTCTCCCTGAAGCATACACAccaaaaaatgttgttgtacAGCTTTTGAAAATAGCACAaaaatggaaaattaaaagtaagATTAAAGTGGTCATTACAAATGTTGATGGTATAAAAAGGGAAATAAAAAATTGTGGATGGGAGTACATTCCCTGCTTTGCCCACACACTAGATGTTGTCTTTAGAGCAACACTTGAAGCATCCTCAGACTGGAAAGAACTGGCACAACGATGTTGTTGTATAGCACAGtatttttcccaaaatgttGAAGCACAGGCTCAACTCAAAGAGGCACAAACAAAGCTTTGGTTGTCACCAGATAATCTGATTGAGTCAAATGCTGATCGATGGCTTTCTACACTGAAAATGCTAGAAAGAATTACAGAGCAACACAAAGCCATACGCGAAGTACTCATTTCAAGCAATAATGACTTGTTTTTAACCGAGTCGGAAAATGAAGACATAAAAAAGGCAATAGCATGCCTCAAAGTGTTCCAGGGTGTCATGACGGCAGCCGATACAGCGAAGCGATATCATTTACTGTCAAACGTTATACCGCAGGTAGAGGACATGAAACAGAAACTAAGCGAGTTGGAGCTGAGTGGAAATGAGTTTGCTAAGGAATTAGCTGAATCGTTTATTCATTTTGGTGAAATCAAAGAAAATGATTGGCTAACACTAAGCACAGCACTTGATGTGAGATACAGAGACAATGTGCTCTCTGACAGGGTAAACTTAACATGCATTAAGATAAAGATAAGGGGAGAAATGCTTGAGACTCGGGTAAGCTTAAGACAGCCAAACAATTTGGACGAAGCTCTAAACAGGTActtaaataaagaaattttgCGGAGGGATTGGGATCCCCATGCATTCTGGAAGTTCCCAAAAGATGAAGACTGGCACTTAAGTGAAGTTGCTCGCAAATACCTAACTGCTGTATCTACTGCAATGCCAGCTGACGTCGCATTTGACACTGAAAAAGCAAGTTTAGTTGCCAGTCGAAGAAGTAGCTTGGATCCACAACACCTAAATATGATGTTGTTTCTAAATGGCAACAGTTTTGAATTATCAGCAACAAAATCCCGTGAAGGCGAAATTTATAACTTGTTTGAAGTACTCAACATTTGA